A stretch of DNA from Solea senegalensis isolate Sse05_10M unplaced genomic scaffold, IFAPA_SoseM_1 scf7180000013087, whole genome shotgun sequence:
TGCTTCTCCATTGAAAATAACGGtatttgtgacatttaatgGTGAGAATTCAGTTTGAAACAAACGGAGAATGTCTCAGCTTAACCCTCCCTTTCTCAAGTGTGACGCTCATGGAACTATgttggcctttgcataccagaaaggatctTTTTAACTCTTCTTTTGTTCGTTTATGCATCAGGTACTGTATATGTGGAAGGAGCAGTTATTTGTGAGGCTGTTGTCtagaaacataaacaacagtGATTATACACCAATACCAACATATTTAAGGGTAGTAGAATTCATTTCTGCTAGTAATctttcctaaatgttacacactggaccttttgaCACTAGATTTTATTGAAAGTTTCCCCTTTATACAGGTGTAAAACCAACATATATAAAAATTCTCTTCTCTTCTACTCAATCAACtatctttccttttttgtcacatgaagAAAAGATTGACCTCTAGATGATGCGTGTTTACTTTTTACAGGTTGGGGATCCGAAACTTTTCACCACTTCAGATGGACGCCAAGGCCAGAGGCTGGAAGTGAAGCTCTTTGATGACTCCgtcccctccttccctctcgTGTGGTGCGTCACGGCCATTTAGTCACTTTGGGGGAAAAATCAAgggaatattttttatttattaccttcTCGTGCCTCCGTGCCATGTTCCATCTCTCCGGCCACGCGGTTCAACTCGGTGTAGATTTACTTTCACCCCCCTGATCTGCACgtgtgtttgattttcacttgtgtgtgactctgtggcCTCTGCTTCATTCCAGCTGGGACAGAGAAGCCATTCAGTTTGCTCAAACATGGATACCCAAGGAGACGGGTAGGTCAATGTCTGCTGCTCGTTCGCTGCCACAAAAAGGGAATCTGTATTGAGCTGTTTTTCCATGCCTGTCACGTCCGATTAACACACTGTACTGAGGAGATGTGAGATGTGTGCTCATGTTGATGATaacttcctttttgttttgacttCTCCTCTTCACTCAAAGTGCTCTTTGTCGCCGACGTCAAGATCAGCTTTGACAGGTTTCGCAGCGGCATGGCGGCGAGCGTTAACTCGAAAACCATTATCACTGTCAATCCCGGTAAGACGTCACAAAGAAACAAGGAGATTGGGGATACAATCTGTTTATTGTACAATTAATCAGAAGCACTGGTGTGGGAATGAAGCCAGCCAGCTCTTAGTGAACCGTGTAAGGGGGGGGAAACGAGACGGACTCTTCCCGCTGTGCTGCAGGAGGAGCCGTTTCagtgagagaaaaatgtcacagtcaaTCATGGATCTGTTCTCAGACACGAGGGAGGCCAGTCTGCTGTTCAGCTACGCCAAGGAAGTGTCAGAGTCTGGAGGGCTGGATCAAGATGAAAAAACAGAGGATGTGCCTGGTGGGTTTCAGCCGAGAACTCCCCTGGTCTCGTGCCGTCAGGCGTCCGTgatggattttttatttttattacattattggacGTTGAGGACGGAAAAGAAATGAACACGTGTGCACAcgctatatatataaaaacagagcttcaattttttataaaactttacctgcttatcgttaccatcttacataaacgtgacaaaattcatcctgtTATGTTAAGATGTTGCTGAGATATACACATGGAtttgtcctcctttttttcctacttttaaactttactctgattaaatgtaaatatctaaCAATTAAACGGGTTCAAAGGAGATTATGCAACAGATTATATTTTGAGCTGTGAAATCATGATGATGTGAGGGCAGCAGTTTAGTTAATGTTAAAGccgtttttttctctttttttaatgacactCCATGTATTTGAGACATTCTTTGTTAAGATTTGCCTTTGGTCTGGACTTCATTTTAGTAGAAAATATGGAATTTTACAATAGAATTAGTTTaaattgcacacacaaacaccaattaGCAATAGTGACCAGTTTttgtagtgaacacacaaactggGCAACACTTATCTATGCCTGGGAAGCAATGGGGGTTTGGGTACGTTGCTCAGAGGTACCCAACCCTTGAATTGTCAtgggatttgaactggtgaACCTCCAGTCACAAGCTCAAGTCTCTTTCACTTGGCCATGGGTTGAGAAATTTGtccaaaataaacaagataataTGACTCGGCAAACATTTAAAGTGTTGATCTCAGTCTTGGATGACGCGGTCATAGATGATGTCATGGTTCTGATGTGGTTCTGCTTGTGTCTGTGCAGTGGACTCCATCATTGATGTGTACACAGTGAGTCAGCTGAAGCAGAAGGCCCAGGAAAGTCCTGACGCTTTCTTTGGCATCACCTACAGCTTCATCTCCAAACTGGACCTGGACTCTTCTGTGTCAAAAGTCATCAGGACTCGCTGGTGAattcacacacacgtgtggacTAGTGTGAACGCAGGatttaagataataataatctttttgtCCTCTGTCTCAGCTCCAGGTGTAAGTTCCAGGTGAGTGAAGATGCTCAGAGCTGCACCAACCAGCTGTGTTCGGGGAGAGATCAGGTTCTGACGGCCACCACGGGGTTTGACCTGCTGGTGGATTTCACCGACCACACGGGCACGCTGTCCACCTGCAGCCTCAGAAGTCCTGTGGCAGAGACGACTCTGGGCTGCACAGTCAGTACCACCTTACActaatacacacaaatacactgatCAGGACAGAATGAGGAGAAACACTTACTGTTTACTGATCTCACCAACTCCAACCTTTCTGCGTCTGTCACAGACAGACCAGTTCGCCAGTCTGACTGACGACGAGCGCACCGCCATGAAGTGGAAATTTCTCTTGGAGAGATGCAAAATCTATGTCAAAGTAggtactgcagcagcagcttctcttcTTAGTCttcaaaacaaatttaaaacacaaacaaagtgccCCTCAATATGTTGCAGATCCTGCAGTCCCCTCGGATGAGGACTGGGATTAAAGGGGTGGTGGTCGCCTGCTCGCTGGCCGACCCTGGAGAGGTGAAGCAGCACATGACTGCCCTGTTACGtctttgatacacacacacacaaaacacatgtagccATTTTAGTTCTCTACTGTTTGGTAATGTTGGGATGCCGTATGTTGCTTGTGTTTTGTAGAcactacattatttatttatttattaatgtactTTTCAAatctgtcaaataaaatcatttgttaaataaaactgttatttatgtcaatttaaagtgaaacttttgacatttattcatatttggaCAATTTTATTGATCCCAAGAAGGGCAATTTATTTACAGGTGACAAATGGGAGGCAGCAGATTACGGTACAAGCAaagcaataaatacaaatgaacattttttcaTACAAGCTATGGGTTTATCACGATTCTGCCTGAtatcaataatgaaaacattctcaaaaatgaagtaaaaactggtttgttttttgtcatttatgtatatttttaatttcaagaGATGGTACTAATAGGTACAATTACTGTATTGATACATTTAAATGGGCACATTGTATTTCCATTGA
This window harbors:
- the LOC122760155 gene encoding meiosis-specific with OB domain-containing protein-like translates to MAAQSYIAISELHPSFSHLKIAGIIIGKSDVKSFPDRKKFGAERFTFGFTVKDSPDFFVNVTAWGSDSYVNGLSNSFNVGDCVTIENPLVTNKDPEKGEKFCPTTPSFCKLLVRETYSQVCLCADVGTIDRLLPLMHLPVKDSRDFYSLGDVVANGQQLDGAVINILAAVKSVGDPKLFTTSDGRQGQRLEVKLFDDSVPSFPLVCWDREAIQFAQTWIPKETVLFVADVKISFDRFRSGMAASVNSKTIITVNPDTREASLLFSYAKEVSESGGLDQDEKTEDVPVDSIIDVYTVSQLKQKAQESPDAFFGITYSFISKLDLDSSVSKVIRTRCSRCKFQVSEDAQSCTNQLCSGRDQVLTATTGFDLLVDFTDHTGTLSTCSLRSPVAETTLGCTTDQFASLTDDERTAMKWKFLLERCKIYVKILQSPRMRTGIKGVVVACSLADPGEVKQHMTALLRL